One Halichondria panicea chromosome 6, odHalPani1.1, whole genome shotgun sequence genomic window carries:
- the LOC135336991 gene encoding uncharacterized protein LOC135336991 produces the protein MAAQTQASSEQASTKLKCHLYPVLTPLAPKVVFKLCASYHGRNLELDMTEPSLDVYTLVAIKSKIQEAFHIKDIQLTYLDEDSDNISIDTQEEFVEALKVGKKISKLQLSVTGKDYNDYVEGIHQKLSGGGDPEPMDVGQTPSPDSSSVFIPELPAEIKYPPSIQPRPPSHERPGHYVQIAHNLGAERRTCRSHNNPYVASYNARFKKGKSPPTSPNPYVESLHKKLTSSIDPVEPMETAPIASAVFASQPNSYVESLHTKLSPATKHRVTRVSNKPRGDSDKQTTEKHPNSYVESLHTKLSPATKHRVNSEPTCKGDSDKQSTKKLPNSYVESLHTKLLSPATKHRVTRVNSEPKGDSDKKDTKQGVNSEPKADSDKQSTKKHPNSYVESLHSKLLSPPTNRVTRVNSEPKGVSDKKTEKLPNSYVESLHAKLLAPAKSLPEGSQTTRAQKDSVERGTRYRNEYVEGLHAKLSGRRCGHKHRDKKRKLINKKESHAITTELQRGLTDMLSEGKRCGRGKQYIHYNVICDACQNPVVGNRFKCGNCADYDLCEWCEPNSGSIHPRDHLFLKIKIPGPRIGVGRDAKPRPLLKRNVYTHQRSSDTVLSDEVKHEAKQPKCCPPPPVREPLSSGTTNEPTAMTAGYVTRPRNKLIEEVAASKLRRKEEKKRVKMEAKMEKLQGRLAAVKVDNDEEMTVKGHGKYLDCQFLTDTSYPDDSVVPFKTPFEKGWLVMNCGTKKWKHVKLVHQDGYPPLQRELAVPELKPGERVELVAEYPPVIDNALPYIQSCWRLVHKETTPFGPVLWLSVAVDQPPTPLPTVTPSQPPVKAPLTNDNLLRSIGFIPSGDCSVTSVTFGVPPPDVQDNTTTSFQIAGSISLPMDDEGLTESFDMVDTPQSNDSFQHVPPYTQTEEDLLETASVSSADSDDFFVVIPDCFDVSKPLPGYTPPVIQPQYPVPPPILSHDVMTRSSDSHITSSIVEEPKPTLTNSTPSQTTPPTARREYVPQRVTLKNVRDARMYRRPFTVATGLVNTMSDLVSRKVKIAPPRKPEEVGVVNSMEEDSSSDEEFEDAPEPPTTAPPPQPWKSQQMPSVSHLLPGHNSAQWAHSDEDGAKWVQSPDVSHLIPQRWDGPKAPSSPMEKLISMGFADRAFNEQILAKHNNDISMVLNELLDGYQVDV, from the exons ATGGCTGCACAAACTCAAGCCAGTTCAGAGCAAGCTTCAACAAAGTTGAAATGTCACTTGTATCCAGTCCTGACCCCCCTGGCACCAAAGGTTGTCTTCAAGCTCTGTGCTAGTTACCATGGAAGGAATCTAGAGCTGGACATGACCGAGCCTTCACTGGATGTCTACACTCTGGTGGCCATTAAGAGCAAG attcAAGAGGCTTTCCATATCAAAGATATTCAACTGACCTACTTGGACGAAGATAGCGACAACATTTCCATTGACACCCAAG AGGAGTTTGTGGAGGCACTAAAGGTGGGCAAGAAGATTAGCAAGCTTCAACTCTCTGTTACAGGAAAG GACTACAACGACTATGTGGAGGGCATCCACCAGAAGTTGTCTGGAGGTGGTGACCCTGAGCCAATGGATGTGGGACAG ACCCCGTCTCCTGACAGCTCCTCTGTGTTCATTCCAGAGCTCCCAGCTGAGATCAAGTACCCACCCTCTAtccagccacgcccccctagTCACGAACGACCAGGCCACTATGTACAAATTGCTCACAACCTGGGTGCAGAACGACGTACTTGTAGGTCCCATAACAACCCTTACGTTGCTAGCTACAACGCTCGATTCAAGAAGGGAAAATCCCCACCCACATCCCCCAATCCATATGTGGAGTCCCTCCACAAAAAGCTTACGTCATCAATTGACCCTGTCGAACCCATGGAAACTGCTCCGATCGCGAGTGCAGTTTTTGCAAGCCAGCCTAATTCGTATGTTGAGTCACTGCACACGAAGCTCTCTCCCGCCACCAAACATCGTGTTACCCGTGTCAGCAACAAACCTAGGGGAGATTCTGACAAGCAAACCACTGAGAAACATCCAAACAGCTATGTTGAGTCACTGCACACAAAGCTCTCGCCTGCCACCAAACATCGTGTCAATAGCGAACCTACATGTAAAGGAGATTCTGACAAGCAAAGCACTAAGAAACTTCCAAACAGCTATGTTGAGTCACTGCACACGAAGCTGCTTTCACCCGCCACCAAACATCGTGTTACCCGGGTCAATAGCGAACCTAAAGGAGATTCTGACAAAAAAGACACCAAACAAGGTGTCAACAGCGAACCTAAAGCAGATTCTGACAAGCAAAGCACTAAGAAACATCCAAACAGCTATGTTGAGTCACTGCACTCGAAGCTGCTCTCGCCCCCCACCAATCGTGTTACCCGAGTCAATAGCGAACCTAAAGGAGTTTCTGACAAAAAAACCGAGAAACTTCCGAACAGCTATGTCGAgtcactgcatgcaaaattgtTGGCTCCAGCAAAATCTCTCCCAGAAGGAAGCCAGACTACTCGTGCTCAGAAGGACAGTGTGGAACGTGGGACTCGGTACAGGAATGAGTATGTTGAGGGTCTCCATGCCAAACTGTCTGGGAGGAGGTGTGGTCATAAGCACCGAGATAAGAAGAGAAAGTTGATCAACAAGAAG GAGTCTCACGCCATTACGACAGAGTTACAGCGTGGTCTTACTGATATGCTGTCTGAAGGAAAGAGGTGTGGTCGTGGAAAGCAATACATCCACTACAACGTCATCTGTGATGCATGCCAAAATCCAGTAGTTGGCAATCGCTTCAAGTGCGG CAACTGTGCCGACTATGacctgtgtgagtggtgtgagcCTAACTCCGGCAGCATTCACCCGAGGGACCATTTATTCCTCAAGATCAAGATCCCCGGGCCCAGGATAGGAGTGGGCAGGGACGCAAAGCCACGTCCTCTGCTCAAGAGAAACGTGTACACTCATCAGCGAAGCAGTGACACAGTATTGAG CGATGAAGTCAAACATGAGGCCAAGCAACCCAAGTGCtgccctccccctccagtgAGGGAGCCCCTCTCATCAGGCACCACTAACGAGCCCACTGCCATGACAGCTGGCTACGTCACTCGCCCCAGGAACAAACTTATTGAGGAAGTGGCCGCCAGCAAACTACGCCGCAAGGAGGAGAAGAAAAGAGTAAAGATGGAGGCAAAGATGGAGAAGCTTCAAGGACGACTGGCCGCTGTGAAGGTCGACAATGACGAAGAGATGACTGTTAAAGGGCATGGAAA GTACCTTGACTGCCAGTTCCTGACAGACACCAGTTACCCTGACGACAGTGTGGTACCCTTCAAGACACCT TTTGAGAAGGGTTGGCTTGTGATGAACTGTGGTACTAAGAAATGGAAGCACGTGAAGCTGGTCCACCAAGATGGCTACCCTCCCCTTCAACGTGAGCTGGCCGTCCCAGAGCTCAAGCCGGGAGAGAGGGTGGAGCTTGTTGCCGAGTACCCACCCGTCATAGACAACGCCCTCCCATACATtcagag CTGTTGGCGTCTTGTACACAAGGAGACTACACCATTCGGCCCTGTCCTCTGGTTGTCTGTAGCAGTTGACCAgccccccacccccctcccaactgtcacaccctcacagccccCTGTCAAGGCACCCCTGACAAACGATAATCTGCTCAGGTCCATCGGGTTCATTCCGAGTGGTGACTGCTCCGTGACCTCTGTGACCTTTGGTGTCCCACCACCAGATGTCCAGGACAACACTACAACAAGCTTTCAGA TTGCTGGCTCAATCTCTCTGCCAATGGATGATGAAGGTCTGACAGAGAGCTTTGATATGGTGGATACCCCTCAAAGCAATGACAGCTTCCAACATGTACCACCCTACACCCAGACTG AGGAGGACCTGCTTGAGACGGCCAGTGTCAGCTCTGCTGATTCAGACGATTTCTTTGTCGTCATACCGGACTGTTTCGATGTCAGCAAGCCACTCCCAGGCTACACACCGCCTGTCATTCAACCCCAGTATCCTGTTCCACCACCGATTTTGTCACATGATGTCATGACCAGGTCATCTGACAGTCACATAACCTCGTCCATTGTTGAAGAGCCGAAACCCACCCTCACAaactccacaccctcacagaccacaccccctacgGCTCGTCGTGAGTACGTACCTCAGCGAGTCACACTCAAGAACGTGAGGGACGCTCGTATGTATCGTCGACCTTTCACCGTTGCCACCGGACTTGTGAACACCATGTCAGACTTGGTGAGCAGGAAAGTGAAAATAGCTCCACCCAGAAAGCCGGaagaagtgggtgtggtcaacagcATGGAGGAAGACAGCAGTAGTGACGAGGAATTCGAG GATGCTCCCGAGCCTCCCACcactgcccctccccctcagccGTGGAAGAGCCAGCAGATGCCGAGCGTATCCCACCTCCTACCAGGACATAACTCCGCTCAGTGGGCGCACAgtgatgag GATGGAGCCAAGTGGGTCCAGTCACCTGATGTCTCCCACCTCATCCCTCAGCGCTGGGACGGACCCAAAGCCCCCAGCTCCCCGATGGAGAAGCTCATCTCAATGGGGTTTGCTGACAGGGCTTTCAACGAACAAATCCTGgccaaacacaacaatgacaTCTCCATGGTCCTCAACGAGTTGTTGGATGGTTACCAAGTAGACGTCTGA
- the LOC135336992 gene encoding sushi, von Willebrand factor type A, EGF and pentraxin domain-containing protein 1-like, with product MEKNPVYEFGSYNAKYSISDSRTNVLKPANIARSKQATRCKTSCSTCVTATFAVVAVVIALLVLAGVVVTMTLRSQDANIESNTKIKQEMKEFMSQQVNVTNELTKLIQIQEREIESLKHNLQHSNESIIELRIQLASEIDTLSNNVTAGIATVQLQQSQSVIRCMEKTNEKYENLTEVIQHSLVKLTRKQEEDISSLEKSSNQSVENLHIQLHSFNHSFTTDIEGVWRRLNQNALDCLGKINETQNEENNEVEAINNRIDHLALNFTSDVMLIRTQLSNIHNSTGSQGGPLTCEVLSPPTNGGVSIEAGPNSLSGGLGSVATYTCDPGYAVAGQRTRACEDTNGGTVTMGTWSGAQPSCAETFCLEPPTPVNGDAVLSSQDLSVGTMATYSCDSGYVLVGLVTRTCEDVRGETIGIWSGTTPACEVIIRCQQLTHPTNGEVSVSTGTHGVNLGVGAVATYSCSNGYGLVGQATRTCVSDGGSSGIWSGSQPTCEEVITCPSLAPPVNGVLTFTPGTDNSNIGLGSVATYSCNLGYMLVGPSTRVCLTANGGAWSGNEPACEDAIYCPSLTAPDNGSVTIISGVNLLSVGSVATYSCDPGYALLGPPTRTCEDLDSDLVGTWTGTMRECQVILCPEITAPVNGTLVISTPSPTQPLGVGTTATYSCDPGYVLVGDLTRTCEDLGTATAGTWSGSEVDPICFIPNRALVDCENTTCRYEQLVCPDRDNCTINCNDMRSYACFRTGVVCPSVLGDCNLNCDDSYACIQANTTCPQGNCNVNCPSDYSCQNSVVQCSGDNCLHSCDGQQSCSSSVMQCSGNSCLQSCDGRGSCSYAMTECFNGNCNLHCTDRESCQYATMTCSANAFCNVNCGNGYRACRSSEFVCEQGSTCVFNFDGGFNGNRIGLYTDITCEENSTCSIRCTGLSNSASDQCQDTDIVCPTSNGECTVECSGYQSCQYSRITCGPNSDCLTCSGELSCRQSIITLRAGTDAPIMKCTGLSSCQHSRITCPTNNNCTINCNAQNSCQSSTITCSANNNCTMNCNAQNSCQSSTIICPANSNCTINCDGQFSCNNARVTCPSGDYSCNIRCTDPLSCQDLSITNTHNVNLLCCGGPTACAGTSVVPTSIDCPYIN from the exons TGAGATAGAATCTCTGAAGCATAATCTTCAGCATTCCAATGAAAGCATTATCGAGCTACGAATACAGCTTGCTTCTGAGATAGATACTTTAAGCAACAATGTTACTGCTGGAATTGCGACTGTCCAGTTACAACAAAGCCAGAGTGTGATCCGTTGCATGGAAAAAACAAATGAAAAATACGAAAATTTGACAGAGGTCATCCAGCACTCGCTAGTGAAGTTAACTAGAAAGCAAGAGGAAGACATTTCAAGCCTCGAGAAATCTTCAAATCAGAGTGTCGAAAATCtacacatacaacttcattcTTTTAATCATTCTTTCACCACTGATATTGAGGGTGTGTGGAGAAGGCTAAACCAGAATGCACTCGACTGCCTAGGAAAGATCAACGAAACACAGAATGAAGAAAATAACGAGGTGGAGGCAATTAATAATCGAATTGACCATCTTGCTTTAAATTTTACATCAGATGTTATGTTAATCCGGACTCAACTCAGTAATATACATAATTCTACTGGCTCACAAG gtggacCACTAACTTGCGAAGTACTTTCCCCACCCACCAATGGAGGGGTCAGTATAGAGGCAGGACCAAACTCACTGAGTGGTGGACTGGGCTCAGTGGCTACCTACACATGTGACCCAGGCTATGCTGTAGCGGGACAGAGGACCAGGGCTTGTGAGGACACTAACGGAGGGACAGTCACTATGGGAACGTGGAGTGGAGCACAACCATCTTGTGCAG AAACATTTTGCTTGGAGCCTCCCACACCAGTGAATGGAGATGCGGTATTGAGTAGTCAAGACTTGAGTGTGGGCACCATGGCTACCTACTCCTGTGACTCTGGGTACGTTCTTGTTGGCCTGGTAACCAGGACTTGTGAAGATGTTAGAGGAGAGACAATTGGAATTTGGAGTGGAACTACACCAGCATGTGAAG TGATTATTAGATGCCAGCAGTTGACTCATCCGACTAACGGAGAAGTCAGTGTTTCCACTGGCACACACGGAGTTAACCTCGGTGTGGGAGCTGTAGCTACTTATTCCTGCAGCAATGGCTATGGACTAGTGGGACAAGCTACCAGGACTTGTGTTAGTGATGGAGGGAGCTCAGGAATATGGAGTGGGAGTCAACCAACGTGTGAAG AGGTGATAACATGTCCGTCACTTGCACCTCCTGTCAATGGAGTCCTCACATTCACTCCTGGTACTGACAACAGCAACATTGGACTGGGCTCAGTGGCCACCTATTCCTGTAACCTTGGCTATATGCTGGTGGGACCATCTACAAGAGTGTGTCTAACTGCAAATGGAGGAGCTTGGAGTGGAAATGAACCAGCATGTGAAG ATGCAATCTACTGTCCATCACTAACGGCCCCAGACAATGGTAGTGTGACTATCATCTCTGGTGTCAACCTTCTCAGTGTGGGGTCAGTGGCTACCTACTCATGTGACCCAGGCTACGCCCTCCTGGGACCTcccaccaggacttgtgaggACCTAGACTCTGACTTAGTGGGAACATGGACTGGAACAATGCGAGAATGTCAAG TGATTCTCTGTCCTGAGATCACGGCCCCTGTTAATGGGACCCTTGTCAtttccaccccctcaccaACCCAACCTCTTGGTGTGGGCACCACTGCCACCTACTCGTGTGATCCTGGCTATGTTCTGGTTGGTGACCTTACTAGAACTTGTGAAGACTTGGGCACTGCAACAGCTGGAACTTGGAGTGGCTCAGAAGTGGATCCTATTT GTTTTATACCGAACAGAGCTCTAGTGGACTGTGAGAATACAACCTGTCGATACGAACAGCTGGTGTGTCCCGATCGAGACAACTGCACAATAAACTGTAATGACATGAGATCGTACGCTTGTTTCAGGACTGGTGTTGTGTGTCCGAGTGTATTGGGAGATTGTAATCTCAATTGTGATGATTCATACGCCTGCATACAAGCTAACACCACATGCCCTCAAGGGAACTGTAACGTAAACTGTCCGAGTGATTACTCTTGTCAGAATTCAGTTGTGCAGTGCTCAGGTGACAACTGTCTCCATTCTTGTGATGGCCAACAATCGTGCTCTTCCTCAGTCATGCAGTGCTCGGGTAACAGCTGTCTCCAATCCTGTGATGGGCGTGGTTCGTGCTCCTATGCAATGACTGAATGCTTCAATGGAAACTGCAATTTACACTGCACTGATAGGGAATCTTGTCAATATGCAACAATGACGTGCTCAGCGAATGCTTTCTGTAATGTGAATTGCGGCAATGGATACCGAGCATGCCGATCGTCAGAGTTTGTGTGTGAACAAGGCAGTACCTGTGTCTTTAACTTCGATGGAGGGTTCAATGGTAACAGGATCGGCCTGTATACAGATATCACATGTGAAGAGAACAGTACCTGCAGCATCAGGTGCACTGGACTGAGTAATAGTGCTAGTGATCAATGTCAAGATACTGATATCGTCTGTCCCACGAGTAATGGGGAGTGTACTGTCGAGTGCAGTGGTTACCAATCCTGTCAATATTCACGCATTACATGTGGACCAAACAGTGACTGCTTGACTTGTAGCGGGGAGCTGTCATGCCGTCAATCAATTATCACACTACGAGCGGGTACAGATGCACCCATTATGAAATGCACTGGTCTTTCATCTTGTCAACACTCTCGAATCACTTGCCCAACTAACAACAACTGCACTATCAACTGTAATGCACAGAACTCGTGTCAATCCTCTACCATCACTTGCTCAGCTAACAACAACTGCACTATGAACTGTAACGCACAGAACTCGTGTCAATCCTCTACCATTATTTGCCCAGCTAACAGCAACTGCACTATCAACTGTGATGGCCAATTTTCCTGTAACAATGCTCGAGTGACCTGTCCCTCTGGAGACTACAGTTGCAACATACGCTGCACTGACCCACTGTCCTGTCAAGACTTGAGTatcaccaacacacacaatgtcaaCCTGCTCTGTTGTGGTGGTCCCACTGCTTGTGCAGGAACGAGTGTGGTACCCACCTCCATCGATTGCCCCTACATTAATTAA